The genomic interval ATGCTGATGTCACATCAAGTAATTTTTTGAGTCAGGCTGCAAAAAACTACAATTTTGTATTCTATCATGGTCATGGATTGCCAAACAAGTTTACTCTTTGGAATCAATATTCCTATATGGTTAATACAAATCCTGGAATAGGGGTTAGAAATACATATTGGGCGTGGCTGAGTGCTTGTACCGTATTTAGAAATGGATATTCCGATCAAGAGCCGTGGTTTGATGGGGTGTTTAAGGGGGTCCATTCAATTTTGGGGGTTAGTTCTTTGACATTCGGATATTTGACTATTGCAAAAGGTTATCAAAATTTTGCTGTTCGATGGATTTATGGAAATCAAAAAATATGGGATGCCTATTATATAGCTGTTATGAATATTATTCATACAGAAGGAGGTTTTGATATTGAACCCAAAATTGTATATCGCTATGGTTATATAAATGGTAATTTTTTTGATCCATGGGAGGAAAAATTCTTA from Fibrobacter sp. UWP2 carries:
- a CDS encoding DUF6345 domain-containing protein, giving the protein MKKFILAIALSFVSVFSITQGRLLNFSFTTYAINNYENAWAGNMNWSIIIADSLRYAVNVSVLMMNLSHNYYQAGATPTTLSLNYFEDADVTSSNFLSQAAKNYNFVFYHGHGLPNKFTLWNQYSYMVNTNPGIGVRNTYWAWLSACTVFRNGYSDQEPWFDGVFKGVHSILGVSSLTFGYLTIAKGYQNFAVRWIYGNQKIWDAYYIAVMNIIHTEGGFDIEPKIVYRYGYINGNFFDPWEEKFLNAYKGPVFYNDDYEGIGSRWITLGDPHYE